From a region of the Pseudanabaena sp. ABRG5-3 genome:
- a CDS encoding DUF3696 domain-containing protein: protein MFTKLRIQNFKSWADTGEFQMAPLTGFFGTNSSGKTAILQFLLMLKQTVESSDRNRILHLGGDQYSYVDLGTTYDISHRHQLPEKIKFSFQWIPKLISQSGVEVIAQVHGHNNYLGNDKIYGITFTRYKLNSSIEFNSEIDIDRDQIDINFFKYLFNSQDGQNYSLGIQQENNKKYSNSYSLLTDGFSSTELRIFSKLSIKNFKNYGLDRREFAGLTLAYEDLFQNTYYLAPLREYPKRTYLWSGERPQNVGNRGELAVAALLASRKKDPEVEFLVAKALKELGLIHSFRVNPIAENRRDYEILVQRSPNSAEVLITDVGFGVSQVLPILVLCYYAPKGATLIFEQPEIHLHPSVQAGLADIFIEVIKTRNIQIIIESHSEHLLRRLQRRMAEEKDGFTNEDAALYFCKMDNQGDSELVPLEIDTYGNICNYPEGFFGDEMGDLVAMTEAAINRQMNVGA from the coding sequence ATGTTTACAAAATTACGGATTCAAAATTTTAAGTCATGGGCTGATACGGGTGAGTTTCAGATGGCTCCTCTGACGGGATTTTTTGGTACGAATAGTTCTGGCAAAACAGCGATTTTGCAGTTTTTGTTGATGCTAAAACAAACTGTGGAGTCAAGCGATCGCAATCGGATTTTACATTTAGGTGGCGATCAATATAGCTATGTTGATTTAGGAACTACTTATGATATTAGTCACAGACATCAATTACCTGAAAAGATAAAATTTTCTTTTCAGTGGATACCAAAACTGATTAGTCAATCTGGCGTAGAAGTAATTGCACAAGTTCATGGACATAACAATTATCTTGGGAATGACAAAATTTATGGGATTACATTTACTAGGTATAAGTTAAATTCATCTATTGAATTTAACTCCGAAATTGATATTGATAGGGATCAAATTGACATCAATTTTTTTAAATATCTATTCAATAGTCAAGATGGTCAAAATTATTCTTTGGGTATACAGCAAGAGAATAATAAAAAATATAGCAATTCTTATAGTTTGCTTACAGATGGTTTTTCCTCGACAGAATTACGAATATTTTCAAAACTTTCTATTAAAAATTTTAAAAACTATGGATTAGATAGAAGAGAGTTTGCAGGGCTAACATTAGCATATGAGGATCTTTTTCAAAATACCTATTACCTTGCACCATTGAGAGAATATCCCAAACGAACTTATCTTTGGTCTGGTGAACGTCCTCAAAATGTTGGTAATCGTGGAGAATTAGCAGTTGCGGCACTTCTTGCTTCTCGCAAAAAAGATCCTGAAGTTGAGTTTTTAGTAGCAAAAGCACTCAAAGAACTAGGATTAATCCATAGCTTCAGAGTAAACCCGATTGCTGAGAATCGGAGAGATTATGAAATATTGGTGCAGCGATCTCCTAATTCCGCAGAAGTATTAATTACAGATGTTGGTTTTGGAGTCTCGCAAGTATTACCAATATTAGTTTTATGCTACTACGCACCCAAAGGCGCAACCCTCATATTTGAACAACCCGAAATCCATTTACATCCCTCAGTCCAAGCAGGACTCGCCGATATATTTATCGAAGTCATTAAAACTCGTAATATTCAAATCATTATCGAAAGTCATAGCGAACATTTATTAAGGCGGTTGCAAAGGCGTATGGCGGAAGAAAAAGATGGATTTACGAATGAAGATGCAGCGCTATATTTTTGCAAAATGGATAATCAAGGAGATTCTGAACTAGTACCTCTTGAGATTGATACCTACGGCAATATTTGCAACTATCCCGAAGGATTTTTTGGCGATGAAATGGGCGATCTCGTTGCCATGACCGAAGCCGCAATTAATCGTCAGATGAATGTCGGAGCGTGA
- a CDS encoding WD40 repeat domain-containing protein, producing the protein MPKPKTNLILNSKPQSQITLSEYITAIAWSANSKYLAAATASGEIILIDEAKAGNDIAQKQTELQAPTEISVDCLGFSADGRWLAAGGQDGKVRVWDLGGDQPAIASTIDLGKTWIEHLVWHPTRSEFAFGLGKYLQVWSAETLDIVTTLHFEQSTVLAIAWHPNGEYLSVGGDGGIKVWAAQDWYEDPILFEMPTAAAKMVWNPSGEYLVASTLDNLVVVMQWLGKDFDASPWRMQGFPGKIRYFDWTASKTSPLLASSSGSDVVVWEKHADLNVGWEGEVIKGHNNIVGFVAFKPKTETLASADENGRIAIWKDAKDWVQALETPMGEITALQWQPQGKKLAAANADGQLMLWTESSQGKGFR; encoded by the coding sequence ATGCCAAAGCCTAAGACTAATCTCATCCTCAATTCCAAACCTCAATCACAAATTACCCTCAGCGAATACATCACCGCGATCGCATGGTCAGCTAATAGTAAATATCTAGCTGCGGCGACTGCTTCAGGGGAGATCATCCTGATCGATGAGGCAAAGGCTGGCAATGACATTGCTCAGAAACAAACGGAATTACAAGCACCAACCGAAATTTCTGTGGATTGTCTGGGCTTTTCCGCAGATGGGCGTTGGTTGGCGGCTGGGGGACAGGATGGGAAGGTGCGTGTTTGGGACTTGGGGGGAGATCAACCTGCGATCGCCTCAACGATCGATCTTGGCAAAACATGGATCGAGCATCTCGTTTGGCATCCTACCCGCTCCGAATTTGCCTTTGGCTTGGGGAAATATTTGCAGGTCTGGAGTGCAGAAACTCTGGATATTGTGACTACTTTGCATTTTGAACAATCAACGGTTTTAGCGATCGCATGGCATCCCAATGGCGAATATCTCTCCGTTGGTGGTGATGGTGGGATTAAGGTTTGGGCAGCACAGGATTGGTATGAAGACCCTATTCTCTTTGAAATGCCCACTGCTGCGGCAAAGATGGTTTGGAATCCCTCAGGGGAATATCTAGTGGCAAGTACCCTTGATAATTTGGTGGTGGTGATGCAGTGGCTTGGTAAGGATTTTGATGCTTCACCTTGGCGAATGCAGGGCTTTCCGGGCAAGATTCGCTACTTTGACTGGACAGCTAGTAAAACATCGCCTCTATTAGCTTCCTCAAGCGGTTCTGATGTGGTGGTGTGGGAAAAACACGCTGACTTAAATGTTGGTTGGGAAGGTGAAGTCATTAAGGGGCATAACAACATTGTGGGCTTTGTTGCCTTTAAGCCTAAAACCGAAACCTTAGCATCCGCCGATGAAAATGGCAGAATTGCAATTTGGAAAGATGCGAAGGACTGGGTACAGGCGCTTGAGACTCCGATGGGCGAGATCACTGCTTTGCAATGGCAACCACAGGGCAAAAAACTTGCTGCGGCGAATGCTGATGGTCAGCTCATGCTCTGGACAGAATCATCACAGGGCAAAGGGTTTCGCTAG
- a CDS encoding RtcB family protein — translation MPFQKLDISTPKPVLSWADHDLGHAETQMAKNVASLPFVFKHVALMPDVHLGKGALVGSVVATKEAIVPAAVGVDIGCGMAAIKTPFHYEQLEGKLKQIRLEIEAAIPVGFNDNKEVEKPVLNWQGWREFRDLHSGVQHLESKAMKQMGSLGGGNHFIEVCIDTDNQIWLMLHSGSRNIGNMLAQRHIETAKDLAKLAGTSLPDKDLAYFVAGTSEFAAYWRDLQWAQAYAHFNRDVMMARFKKIIEKYASGGKPCKPLLTVNCHHNYAEKETHFGEDVYVTRKGAVRARTEDYGIIPGSMGAKSFIVKGKGNAESYCSCSHGAGRLLSRSKAKDQFTLDDLIQQTKGIECRKDTGIIDEIPAAYKPIEQVMNQQSDLVEVVATLKQIICVKG, via the coding sequence ATGCCTTTTCAAAAATTAGATATTTCCACACCCAAGCCAGTCTTGTCTTGGGCAGATCATGACCTTGGTCATGCGGAAACCCAAATGGCAAAAAATGTAGCCTCCTTGCCCTTTGTGTTCAAACATGTTGCCCTCATGCCCGATGTTCATCTCGGTAAGGGCGCACTTGTTGGTTCTGTCGTTGCCACAAAAGAAGCGATCGTGCCTGCGGCTGTAGGTGTGGACATTGGTTGCGGCATGGCGGCGATTAAAACTCCATTTCACTATGAACAGTTAGAAGGAAAGCTCAAACAAATTCGGTTAGAAATTGAAGCCGCGATTCCTGTCGGTTTTAATGACAATAAAGAAGTAGAAAAGCCTGTCCTCAACTGGCAAGGATGGCGAGAATTCCGCGATTTGCATAGTGGTGTGCAGCATCTAGAAAGTAAAGCGATGAAGCAAATGGGTTCCCTCGGTGGAGGAAATCACTTCATCGAAGTCTGCATAGATACCGATAATCAAATATGGCTCATGCTACATTCTGGTTCTCGGAATATCGGCAATATGCTAGCGCAAAGACATATTGAGACGGCAAAGGATTTAGCGAAACTAGCAGGAACTTCTCTACCCGATAAAGACCTCGCCTATTTCGTAGCAGGTACTTCTGAATTCGCCGCTTACTGGCGCGATTTGCAATGGGCGCAAGCCTATGCACATTTCAATCGTGATGTGATGATGGCGCGATTTAAGAAGATTATCGAGAAGTATGCTAGTGGCGGTAAACCCTGTAAGCCTTTGCTAACGGTTAACTGTCATCATAACTACGCTGAGAAGGAAACTCACTTCGGTGAAGATGTGTATGTCACGCGCAAGGGTGCTGTGAGAGCAAGAACAGAAGACTATGGCATTATCCCCGGTTCAATGGGAGCGAAGTCTTTCATTGTCAAAGGGAAGGGAAATGCTGAAAGTTATTGCTCCTGCTCTCACGGTGCGGGACGATTGCTATCTCGCAGTAAAGCAAAGGATCAGTTCACTTTAGATGATTTAATTCAGCAGACTAAAGGAATTGAATGTCGTAAGGATACAGGTATCATTGATGAGATTCCTGCGGCTTATAAACCGATTGAGCAGGTGATGAATCAGCAATCCGATCTCGTAGAAGTAGTTGCGACTCTGAAACAGATTATCTGTGTGAAAGGTTAA
- a CDS encoding thiamine phosphate synthase, producing MSQQIIYRILDANLDRAREAIRTIEEWCRFGLEDLDLCDRCKQMRQELAQWHREEFRCARNTPDDPATALSHAKEVSRADVQAVLRANMGRLQEALRVLEEYGKVVDPNLGAAMKQLRYQVYTLESQLLSQEVTNIGQIRRQKLQAASLYLVTMPVDNIVSVVESALQGGVQIVQYRQKEGEDGTRLQLAQQLCDICHKYDALFLVNDRVDIAIAVGADGIHVGQTDLPVAAVRQILNANGGDASQYIIGQSTTNPQELAIALNNQVDYVGVGPVHATPTKPNKAAAGYEYVNYAAQNIQIPWFAIGGIDEHNVEEAIAAGAKRVAVVRALMKAEHPDRVAKQMRSLLSPA from the coding sequence ATGTCTCAACAAATTATTTATCGCATCCTTGATGCCAATCTCGATCGCGCCCGTGAGGCAATTCGCACCATTGAAGAATGGTGTCGCTTTGGTTTAGAAGATCTTGACCTTTGCGATCGCTGCAAACAGATGCGCCAAGAACTTGCTCAATGGCATCGTGAAGAGTTCCGTTGCGCCCGTAATACCCCTGATGACCCTGCCACGGCATTAAGTCACGCCAAAGAAGTAAGTCGTGCGGATGTGCAAGCTGTGCTGAGAGCGAATATGGGACGCTTGCAGGAAGCGCTCAGGGTTTTAGAGGAATATGGCAAAGTGGTTGATCCCAATTTGGGTGCAGCAATGAAGCAATTGCGCTATCAGGTCTATACCTTAGAAAGCCAATTACTAAGTCAGGAAGTCACCAATATTGGACAGATTCGCCGCCAAAAGTTGCAAGCTGCGAGTTTATATCTGGTGACTATGCCCGTGGATAATATTGTCTCCGTGGTGGAGTCAGCGCTGCAAGGTGGGGTGCAGATCGTGCAGTATCGCCAAAAGGAAGGAGAAGACGGTACTCGTTTACAGCTTGCTCAGCAACTTTGTGACATTTGCCATAAATACGATGCGCTATTTCTGGTGAACGATCGCGTTGATATAGCGATCGCGGTTGGAGCCGATGGCATCCATGTGGGACAAACGGATTTACCCGTTGCCGCAGTTCGCCAAATCCTCAATGCTAATGGTGGTGATGCTTCCCAATACATCATCGGGCAATCCACCACTAATCCGCAAGAATTAGCGATCGCCCTCAATAATCAAGTGGATTATGTCGGTGTTGGTCCCGTCCATGCCACGCCCACTAAACCCAATAAGGCAGCCGCAGGTTATGAATATGTGAACTACGCAGCGCAAAATATCCAGATCCCTTGGTTTGCGATCGGTGGGATCGATGAACATAATGTAGAAGAAGCGATCGCCGCAGGGGCAAAGCGAGTTGCTGTAGTCCGCGCCCTAATGAAAGCCGAACATCCCGATCGCGTGGCAAAACAAATGCGATCGCTATTATCACCAGCCTAA
- a CDS encoding DUF6930 domain-containing protein gives MTTLNRSTLRRLKKLKQSSAVWEGDRRALPAKIRQQQDSSNIIPLHAHDEESKPHCILWVDGSMGMVRSMDVVDSVVGQEAFVRALLQAIEHPQSPAQPSLPQKILVCDRELQFYLRGVLQDLEISVEYIERLPLIDEIFSHILESFSASPPVVPEKFAAALHQQSEQLWHNAPWNSLWDHQVISIKLNKWDLETLYAIVMGKMGLEQGVIFYRTEESLVQFRHRIISGSSEDEIEETFLHQDCLFNLFETPDLEMEDDFPPFPFRGKVRALALASTPMKPIYGALHPLEGGRPYLYDEEAIALTVALEALNKFWEQYSKQIKSSFGNLTGTYKIYAPSLDSDVEESIEVVVQTMPELSNDLHNLVDEDDDDDDSPLINEDLWPDNALIHMMTIPWAQVEFLRSTNIHRQISDKPIAATAAQKSEGLAGLMIQTSRPKALELIEQINILGGIRALCFNPAEDILGNACQLGLMVMGNDDLHLFGEFDKKALNSDHHKRWKQRAKNTKGNICVIIAMGITGASRGNPAPQHILGYYEIKLMDDKELGLGKLRAEPAFDFDFDF, from the coding sequence ATGACCACGCTAAACCGATCCACTCTCCGTCGCCTCAAAAAACTCAAGCAGTCATCTGCCGTTTGGGAAGGCGATCGCCGTGCTTTACCAGCCAAAATTCGCCAACAACAAGACTCTTCTAATATTATTCCGCTCCACGCCCATGATGAAGAGTCCAAGCCCCACTGCATTTTGTGGGTAGATGGCTCGATGGGCATGGTACGGTCGATGGATGTAGTCGATTCGGTTGTGGGGCAAGAGGCCTTTGTTCGTGCTTTGTTGCAAGCAATCGAACATCCCCAAAGTCCCGCTCAGCCGTCTTTACCGCAAAAAATTTTAGTATGCGATCGCGAACTCCAGTTTTATCTGCGAGGCGTGTTGCAAGATCTAGAGATCTCCGTTGAATATATCGAACGCTTGCCTTTAATTGACGAAATTTTTTCGCATATCTTAGAGAGCTTTTCTGCAAGTCCTCCCGTTGTGCCAGAAAAATTTGCTGCTGCTTTACATCAACAGTCGGAGCAGCTTTGGCATAATGCTCCTTGGAATTCCCTGTGGGATCATCAGGTAATTTCCATTAAGCTTAATAAATGGGATCTAGAAACCCTCTATGCGATCGTTATGGGCAAGATGGGACTAGAACAGGGCGTAATTTTTTATCGCACAGAAGAGTCGCTAGTCCAGTTTCGACATCGGATCATTTCAGGCAGTTCTGAAGATGAAATTGAAGAGACTTTTTTACATCAAGACTGTTTGTTTAATTTGTTTGAAACCCCTGATTTGGAAATGGAAGATGATTTTCCTCCATTTCCATTTCGGGGTAAGGTACGGGCCTTGGCGCTTGCCTCTACGCCGATGAAGCCGATCTACGGTGCGCTGCATCCCCTTGAAGGTGGTAGACCCTACCTATACGATGAAGAAGCGATCGCTCTGACAGTTGCCCTAGAAGCATTAAATAAATTCTGGGAACAGTACAGCAAACAGATCAAATCTAGCTTTGGCAATCTCACAGGTACTTACAAGATTTATGCTCCTAGTCTAGATAGTGATGTTGAAGAGAGTATTGAAGTCGTTGTCCAGACGATGCCTGAGCTATCTAACGATTTGCACAACTTGGTTGATGAAGATGACGACGATGATGACTCGCCATTAATTAATGAAGATCTCTGGCCAGACAATGCCTTGATCCATATGATGACGATCCCTTGGGCGCAGGTAGAGTTTTTACGCAGTACCAATATCCATCGTCAGATCTCTGACAAGCCTATAGCCGCTACTGCTGCTCAAAAAAGTGAAGGTCTTGCAGGATTAATGATTCAAACTTCTCGTCCTAAAGCCTTGGAGTTGATCGAACAAATTAATATATTGGGTGGGATTAGAGCTTTATGTTTCAATCCTGCGGAAGATATCCTCGGCAATGCCTGTCAACTGGGTCTAATGGTGATGGGCAATGATGATCTGCATCTCTTTGGCGAATTTGATAAAAAAGCGCTCAATAGTGATCATCACAAACGCTGGAAACAACGCGCCAAAAATACTAAAGGCAATATCTGCGTCATTATTGCGATGGGAATTACGGGTGCTTCACGCGGTAATCCTGCACCCCAACATATTTTGGGCTATTACGAAATCAAACTCATGGATGATAAAGAGTTAGGTTTAGGCAAATTACGCGCCGAACCTGCTTTTGACTTTGATTTTGACTTTTAA
- the plsY gene encoding glycerol-3-phosphate 1-O-acyltransferase PlsY, which translates to MWFPYFLLAIAYLLGSFPTGYLVGRMAGIDIREHGSGSTGATNVWRNVGKLAGISVFATDFAKGAIAIYLMQQANWLSTSLGLTANIAIDNLSLFVIGAGMLALIGHSRPVWLGFKGGKSVATGVGILFMLNWIVAIAAFTVWLATMAIWRTVSISSIAAATAAPIFMWSLQGNIIYSSFVTVGCIFVIWLHRSNIERILNGTELSFKSDSKA; encoded by the coding sequence ATGTGGTTTCCTTATTTCTTGCTTGCGATCGCCTATCTTTTAGGATCTTTCCCTACGGGTTATCTGGTGGGAAGGATGGCGGGAATCGATATTCGTGAGCATGGCTCAGGCTCGACGGGAGCAACGAATGTCTGGCGCAACGTGGGTAAGTTGGCAGGAATTAGCGTATTTGCGACTGACTTTGCCAAAGGGGCGATCGCCATTTACTTAATGCAGCAAGCGAATTGGTTAAGCACCAGTTTAGGTTTGACGGCAAATATAGCGATCGACAATCTATCTCTGTTTGTGATTGGTGCAGGGATGCTAGCTTTGATTGGTCATAGCCGCCCTGTATGGCTCGGCTTTAAGGGCGGTAAGTCAGTGGCTACGGGTGTCGGAATTTTATTCATGTTGAATTGGATTGTGGCGATCGCCGCTTTTACTGTGTGGCTAGCAACAATGGCAATTTGGCGCACTGTTTCCATTAGCTCAATTGCGGCGGCAACTGCTGCCCCTATCTTCATGTGGTCATTGCAGGGCAATATAATTTATTCCAGCTTTGTTACAGTAGGCTGTATCTTCGTAATTTGGCTACATCGTTCTAATATCGAGCGTATTCTCAATGGTACTGAATTGAGCTTCAAGTCAGATTCCAAAGCATAA
- a CDS encoding PetM family cytochrome b6-f complex subunit 7 gives MGEMVNAMVLCMVLIPVGIAFGYFLLKLQGEEKEEA, from the coding sequence ATGGGAGAAATGGTTAACGCAATGGTCTTGTGCATGGTACTGATTCCTGTCGGTATTGCATTTGGCTACTTTTTGCTAAAGCTTCAAGGCGAAGAAAAAGAAGAAGCTTAA